A window of Myxococcus virescens contains these coding sequences:
- a CDS encoding IS3 family transposase (programmed frameshift): MPKTRPPYDSEFRQRIVELHRSGRSLKSLASEFGCTEQSIRNWSKHSGGTPSSAPKPGLGADEKAELEKLRREVRTLREERDIPKKSCGLVRSGGRGDAQAAYRLVRANQAVHAVSTLCRVLGVSESGYHAWLTRLPSKRAVADAQLVERIRAIHARSRQTYGAPRIHAELAAEGVCIGRKRVARLMRAANLQGVSQRTACTTTIRDERVRPAPDLVDRRFEAPGPDQVWVADITYVPTWGGFLYLAVVMDVWSRKIVGWAMATHLRTELVLQALEMALRQRRPTGVIHHSDQGTQYTSVAFGLRCREAGVRPSMGSVGDAYDNAMCESFFATLECELLGRRSLRSQAEARMALFEFIEGWYNPHRRHSALDYESPANYEKKYRAAA; the protein is encoded by the exons ATGCCGAAGACACGTCCCCCGTACGACTCGGAGTTCCGGCAACGCATTGTTGAGCTGCACCGGTCCGGCCGGTCGTTGAAGAGCCTGGCATCCGAGTTCGGATGTACCGAGCAGAGCATCCGCAACTGGAGCAAGCATTCAGGAGGTACTCCCAGCAGTGCCCCCAAGCCCGGCCTCGGCGCGGACGAGAAGGCTGAGTTGGAGAAGCTGAGACGCGAGGTACGCACGCTGCGGGAGGAGCGCGATATCC CTAAAAAAAGCTGCGGCCTGGTTCGCTCAGGAGGCCGCGGCGACGCCCAAGCGGCGTACCGACTCGTGAGGGCGAATCAGGCCGTCCACGCCGTTTCCACTCTCTGCCGGGTGCTGGGCGTCTCCGAGAGCGGCTATCATGCCTGGCTTACGCGGCTGCCCTCCAAGCGCGCCGTGGCCGACGCCCAGCTGGTTGAGCGCATCCGCGCCATTCACGCCAGGAGCCGACAGACGTACGGGGCCCCCCGCATCCATGCGGAGCTGGCCGCCGAAGGCGTCTGCATCGGCCGCAAACGCGTCGCGCGCCTGATGCGTGCAGCCAACCTACAGGGGGTGAGCCAACGCACAGCATGCACCACGACGATACGGGACGAGCGGGTGCGTCCGGCTCCGGACCTGGTCGACCGCCGATTCGAGGCGCCCGGGCCAGACCAAGTCTGGGTCGCCGATATTACGTACGTGCCCACCTGGGGTGGATTCCTCTACCTGGCCGTGGTGATGGATGTCTGGAGCCGCAAAATCGTCGGCTGGGCCATGGCTACTCACCTGCGAACTGAGCTTGTCCTGCAAGCGCTCGAGATGGCCTTGCGGCAAAGGCGCCCCACTGGCGTCATCCACCACTCGGACCAGGGCACCCAATACACCTCGGTAGCCTTCGGACTGCGCTGCCGGGAAGCCGGCGTGCGTCCCTCCATGGGCAGCGTGGGGGATGCCTACGATAACGCCATGTGCGAGAGCTTCTTCGCCACGCTCGAATGCGAGCTGCTAGGCCGTCGTAGTCTTCGCTCGCAGGCAGAGGCGCGGATGGCCCTCTTCGAATTCATCGAGGGTTGGTACAATCCACACCGGCGGCACTCCGCGCTCGACTACGAATCGCCCGCCAACTACGAAAAGAAGTACCGGGCTGCCGCCTGA